A window from Primulina huaijiensis isolate GDHJ02 chromosome 11, ASM1229523v2, whole genome shotgun sequence encodes these proteins:
- the LOC140987304 gene encoding uncharacterized protein: MAKKGQGANARSSAAAEDSKEPKVDIKSILKDIEFLESSHMTWKQKKDLENRKVVSLGGKPPKRHRLPLGVARVAMKKQKEREGKRLEENAILRRFVVYTSSSSTKKAVERRRPGDRVFKTIEGHFRNGVLDVNHLLQRSTPRVNDRDIKHAIGEGNKKKGGKKGKGKGKVGGRKRH, translated from the exons ATGGCTAAGAAGGGGCAAGGAGCCAATGCACGATCTTCGGCTGCTGCTGAGGATTCCAAGGAACCAAAAGTGGATATCAAGTCTATCCTGAAAGATATTGAGTTTTTGG AATCCTCTCATATGACATGGAAACAAAAGAAGGACTTGGAGAACAGGAAAGTAGTCTCTCTAGGTGGAAAG CCCCCAAAGAGGCATCGGTTACCGCTTGGCGTGGCACGGGTTGCAATGAAGAAACAGAAGGAAAGAGAAGGAAAAAGGCTTGAAGAG AATGCCATCCTAAGAAGATTTGTAGTTTATACTAGCAGTAGTTCCACTAAAAAGGCAGTAGAGAGGCGTCGACCAGGGGACCGAGTGTTCAAGACAATTGAAGGTCACTTCAGAAATGGCGTCCTTGATGTCAACCACCTGCTTCAACGTTCCACTCCTCGAGTTAATGACAGAGACATCAAGCATGCTATTGGTGAAGGGAATAAAAAGAAGGGCGGAAAAAAGGGCAAGGGTAAAGGAAAAGTTGGCGGTAGAAAACGACACTAA